In one window of Zingiber officinale cultivar Zhangliang chromosome 11A, Zo_v1.1, whole genome shotgun sequence DNA:
- the LOC122030928 gene encoding U-box domain-containing protein 38-like: MGDPVVLATTGWTFERSCILACLDLGIVPPELSLQHPSSSSVTSLPSSTPVLIPNVTLKSAILHWSEGRGLPRPLPIPPDAARALVGHLICPDSPSSTLGVASRSPPGELASGDRGGKEKDKVLRTSSLRLVLENKKDQYLKVSASSSRSLIKEDDELGLKSSEKYINFKENSPFFSLPSTTSSSTYHTSSSSLSSPSVEIENTKSAILTSSDILSPTISEIDAFEDEVLAKLTEDDIKEQEFIAVFLRHATREDRFCRIKLCSRRLLAALRSMVLSRCAAVQINAVAVVVNLSLEPDNKVSIVRCGVVLPLIDVLRHGRPEAQEHAAAAFFSLALEEENRVIIGSLGAIPPLLVLFACPSSAGLRARRDAGKALYYLSLSDPNRPKIAQSAGAVRALLAVASAGGEEETATAIQASPRRLGPGLQRLAMRVISHLAACSEGRSALMDAEAVPAVVALKRSDAAVAMEEHCVAALFGMSRDRYRFPRLARAAEAEQLLMRVAEGGSDDVRRRMARKTLRAIRREDDEETAPAPTKGPSAEDGNSLANSDWLVSFRSGYTAAGNGSNKSAAAYKQ, translated from the coding sequence ATGGGGGACCCTGTCGTCCTCGCCACCACAGGGTGGACCTTCGAGCGGAGCTGCATCCTTGCCTGCCTCGACCTCGGCATCGTCCCTCCCGAACTCTCCCTCCAacacccttcttcttcctccgtcACTTCGTTGCCCTCTTCGACGCCCGTGCTGATCCCCAACGTCACTCTCAAATCCGCCATCCTCCATTGGAGCGAGGGCCGTGGTCTCCCCCGCCCTCTCCCCATCCCTCCCGACGCCGCCCGCGCCCTAGTCGGCCACCTCATATGCCCCGATTCCCCTTCTTCCACTCTCGGGGTTGCTTCTCGTTCTCCTCCTGGTGAATTGGCTTCCGGTGATCGCGgtggaaaagaaaaagataaagtcTTGCGGACGAGCTCGCTCCGTCTCGTTCTGGAGAACAAAAAGGATCAATACTTGAAAGTTTCAGCGTCATCTTCTAGATCACTGATTAAAGAAGACGACGAATTGGGGTTGAAATCGAGTGAAAAATATATCAATTTCAAGGAAAACTCTCCTTTTTTTTCGCTGCCCTCCACCACCAGCTCCTCAACTTATCacacttcttcctcttccttatcCTCTCCCTCCGTGGAGATCGAGAATACAAAATCTGCGATCTTGACTTCCTCAGACATTTTGTCTCCTACTATTTCCGAAATCGATGCTTTCGAAGATGAGGTCCTGGCGAAGTTGACGGAGGACGACATTAAGGAGCAGGAGTTCATAGCTGTTTTCCTCCGCCATGCCACCAGAGAGGATCGCTTCTGCCGGATCAAACTCTGTAGCCGCAGGCTACTCGCTGCCCTCCGCTCCATGGTCCTCTCTCGCTGTGCCGCTGTCCAGATTAACGCCGTCGCCGTCGTCGTGAACCTGTCGCTGGAGCCAGACAATAAAGTTTCAATTGTGCGTTGTGGTGTGGTATTGCCGCTCATAGACGTGCTCAGGCACGGCCGGCCAGAGGCCCAAGAGCACGCCGCCGCCGCCTTCTTCAGTCTTGCTCTTGAGGAAGAGAACAGGGTGATCATTGGCTCCCTAGGCGCCATCCCGCCGCTGCTTGTCCTGTTTGCGTGCCCTTCCAGTGCCGGCCTCCGCGCTCGTCGCGACGCCGGGAAGGCACTCTACTACCTCTCCCTCTCAGATCCTAATCGTCCCAAGATCGCACAAAGCGCCGGTGCTGTGCGTGCGCTTCTCGCCGTTGCGTCGGCGGGTGGAGAGGAGGAGACAGCGACAGCGATTCAAGCCTCGCCACGGAGGCTGGGCCCTGGCCTGCAACGACTGGCGATGAGGGTGATTAGTCACCTGGCGGCCTGCAGTGAGGGGCGCAGCGCGCTGATGGATGCCGAGGCTGTCCCGGCGGTGGTGGCCTTAAAGAGAAGTGACGCGGCGGTGGCAATGGAGGAGCACTGCGTAGCGGCTCTCTTTGGAATGAGCCGGGACCGATACAGGTTTCCACGTTTGGCCAGGGCAGCGGAGGCAGAGCAGTTGCTAATGAGGGTGGCAGAGGGGGGGAGCGACGACGTCCGGAGAAGAATGGCTAGGAAAACGCTTCGGGCGATAAGGAGGGAGGACGATGAGGAGACGGCGCCGGCTCCGACGAAAGGCCCCTCCGCTGAAGATGGCAACAGTTTGGCGAATTCGGATTGGTTGGTGTCGTTTCGGAGCGGTTACACCGCCGCTGGTAATGGATCCAACAAGTCGGCCGCTGCATATAAACAATAA